AATCCCCGCCGGTCCCATTGTGATGACGCGAGACGGGCGGGCGACGGGCCGAATGCTGGCCGACGCGATTCGCAGTGGCCTGCAAGCGGTGGGGCGCGAAGTGATTGATGCGGACGTGGCCGCCACGCCGACGACCGGTGTTTTGGTTCGACATTACCGAGCAGCGGGCGGCATCCAAATTTCGGCCAGCCATAATCCTCCGCAATACAACGGCATCAAGTTGTTCTCGGCCGCGGGAAACGTCATTTCGGCGGCAGAGGGTCAGCGCGTGATCGACGCCTATCAAAAGGCGGAACCGTTGTGGGCCACGCACGATCACCTGGGAAGCGTGCAAACCTGCGCGCGGCCCGACGATCCGCATCTGCGTCTGCTGGAGATGATCGTCGATGTCGGCCTGATTCAGGGACGCCGCTTTCACGTACTGCTCGATTCCAATCACGGCGCCGGAAGCGACTTGGGAAGCATGCTGCTCGAATCGCTCGGCTGCAAAGTGACGGTGCTGGGTGGCGAGCCAGACGGCCTGTTCGAGCATCCACCGGAGCCAACGGAGGAGAATCTGGCGACCGTGACCGACCGTGTGCCGGCGATCAAGGCGGACATTGGCTTCTGCCAGGACCCGGACGCCGATCGACTGGCGATCATCGACGAACAGGGGCGCTATCTCGGCGAGGAGTACACACTGGCCTTGTGTGTGGACCATGTGCTGCGAAGCCGTCGCGGGGCGATTGTGACCAATTGCTCCACAAGCCGCATGACCGAGGACCTTGCCAAGCGCTATGAGGCGCCGTTTTATCGCTCGGCGGTGGGGGAAGCGAACGTGGTGGAGGTGATGCGGCGTCATGACGCGATCCTGGGAGGTGAAGGAAACGGCGGCGTGATCGACCCGCGCGTGGGCTACGTGCGCGATAGTTTTGTGGGCATGGCATTGGTTTTGGAGGCCATGGCGCAGCGCGAGATGGCGATCAGCGTCCTGGCGGACGAGCTACCGAGATACGAGATCGTGAAGACCAAGGCGCCGCTCGACGCGAAAAAGGTGGCGTCGGGGCTGAAAAAGCTGGAGAAGCACTTCAAAACCGCCACGAGCGACCATATGGACGGCCTGAGGTTGGATTGGGACGACCAATGGCTGCTGGTGCGCGCGAGCAACACCGAGCCGATTGTGCGGATCATCGCGGAGGCCCCAACCAAGGAGGCCGGCGAGGAGCTGTGCAGCGACGCAGCGGCAGTGCTGGCCAAGGCCTAGCAACGTGCGAGTAGGTGCCGGCGCCGAGCCGGTTCAATTCGCGAAGGGATTCAGGCGACTCGCGCCAAGCTGGAAAATCACGCGCAGGGCTTCTAGCGCTTCCTTGCGATTGATCTTGGAAACTCCTTTCACCCGATCGGCGAAGATGATCGGCGTTTCGCCAAAACGGCCGCCCGCGTTCTTGATATGCAA
This genomic interval from Pirellulales bacterium contains the following:
- the glmM gene encoding phosphoglucosamine mutase yields the protein MSELIISVSGLRGVVGESLTPVGALQFACAFAREIPAGPIVMTRDGRATGRMLADAIRSGLQAVGREVIDADVAATPTTGVLVRHYRAAGGIQISASHNPPQYNGIKLFSAAGNVISAAEGQRVIDAYQKAEPLWATHDHLGSVQTCARPDDPHLRLLEMIVDVGLIQGRRFHVLLDSNHGAGSDLGSMLLESLGCKVTVLGGEPDGLFEHPPEPTEENLATVTDRVPAIKADIGFCQDPDADRLAIIDEQGRYLGEEYTLALCVDHVLRSRRGAIVTNCSTSRMTEDLAKRYEAPFYRSAVGEANVVEVMRRHDAILGGEGNGGVIDPRVGYVRDSFVGMALVLEAMAQREMAISVLADELPRYEIVKTKAPLDAKKVASGLKKLEKHFKTATSDHMDGLRLDWDDQWLLVRASNTEPIVRIIAEAPTKEAGEELCSDAAAVLAKA